A window of the Dictyostelium discoideum AX4 chromosome 4 chromosome, whole genome shotgun sequence genome harbors these coding sequences:
- the vmp1 gene encoding TMEM49 family protein, translating to MGKSNTIVLSNEKDIQLRIQQLEERKEKRKNVKLLFSPIKTTKYFLYILKDTLVSGIRYFQTRPFLLFFIALFASLTFIAVYVPGEHQKYMGKYSDLISDCIWWVGLGVLSSIGLGTGLHTFVLYLGPHIAKVTLAATEWNSVNFNVYGANSFIQPATAMIGGVSFWMILQKVQWAALFWGAGTAIGELPPYFVARTARLKGLKLEQEKKLKEQQEKPIDEKDQPKKGLLERLSEKVPALIGNLGFFGILAFASIPNPLFDLAGITCGHFLVPFWKFFGATFIGKAVVKAHIQACFVILAFNMETLTMVISFIEDKIPFLKNKIQPILEKERQKLNSTVSANSPKSLVGLAWDCVLFLMISYFLMSIVDSSVQEYLIEKDNKKIELLKSKLEKQQPKETKKTK from the exons aTGGGTAAAAGTAATACGATAGTATTATCCAATGAAAAGGATATACAATTAAGAATTCAACAATTagaagaaagaaaagagaaaagaaagaatgttaaacttttatttagtccaattaaaacaacaaaatactttttatatattttaaaagataccCTTGTCAGTGGAATTCGATATTTTCAAACTAGACCATTcttattattctttattgCATTATTTGCATCATTAACTTTTATTGCAGTTTATGTACCAGGTGAACATCAAAag tATATGGGTAAATATTCAGATTTAATTTCAGATTGTATTTGGTGGGTTGGGTTAGGtgtattatcatcaattggATTAGGAACAGGATTACATACATTTGTATTATATTTAGGACCACATATTGCCAAGGTAACATTGGCAGCAACCGAGTGGAATAGCGTAAATTTCAATGTTTATGGTGCCAATAGTTTTATTCAACCAGCAACAGCAATGATTGGTGGTGTTTCATTTTGGATGATTTTACAAAAAGTGCAATGGGCAGCACTATTTTGGGGTGCAGGTACAGCCATTGGTGAATTACCTCCATACTTTGTCGCTCGTACTGCAAGATTAAAAGGTTTGAAATTAGAACAAGAAAAGAAACtaaaagaacaacaagaaaaacCAATCGATGAAAAAGATCAACCAAAGAAAGGTCTTTTAGAAAGATTATCTGAAAAAGTTCCAGCTTTAATTGGTAATCTTGGTTTCTTTGGTATTTTAGCTTTTGCTTct ataCCAAAtccattatttgatttagCAGGTATTACATGTGGTCACTTTTTAGTACCATTTTGGAAATTCTTTGGTGCAACATTCATTGGTAAAGCAGTTGTTAAAGCACATATTCAAGCATGTTTTGTAATTTTAGCTTTTAATATGGAAACACTTACAATggttatttcttttattgaAGATAAAATTCCATtccttaaaaataaaattcaaccaattttagaaaaagaaagacaaaaattaaattcaactgTATCAGCAAATTCACCA aaaaGTTTAGTAGGACTTGCTTGGGAttgtgttttatttttaatgatttcttATTTCTTAATGTCAATTGTTGACTCAAGTGTTCAAGAATATCTTAtcgaaaaagataataaaaagattgaaTTATTGAAATCAAAACTcgaaaaacaacaaccaaaagaaactaaaaaaacaaaataa